In one Zymoseptoria tritici IPO323 chromosome 10, whole genome shotgun sequence genomic region, the following are encoded:
- a CDS encoding mitochondrial 54S ribosomal protein MRPL51 yields the protein MPLQALRTVAKSQNGVGAFILQCKRLDFHYCDWAGSSRGMNAFIKHRLAQFAAENPSIEVTVSPRPGKHPVIKGQYINGREKAICVRNLEPGQIVEKAVLLRDANGEKLKRVTKPVKSLNESVRGIWSPFHGAEYKI from the exons ATGCCTCTTCAAGCGCTACGGACGGTAGCAAAATCTCAG AATGGCGTGGGCGCATTTATCCTCCAATGCAAGCGTCTGGACTTTCACTACTGCGACTGGGCCGGCAGCAGTAGAGGCATGAA CGCCTTCATCAAACACCGCCTTGCCCAATTCGCCGCCGAAAACCCCTCGATCGAAGTCACCGTTTCCCCTCGCCCCGGCAAACATCCCGTCATCAAAGGCCAATACATCAACGGTCGCGAGAAGGCGATCTGCGTAAGGAATCTGGAGCCAGGACAGATCGTGGAGAAAGCGGTGTTGCTAAGAGACGCGAATGGAGAGAAGTTGAAGAGGGTCACGAAGCCGGTGAAGAGTCTGAATGAGAGTGTGAGAGGGATCTGGAGTCCGTTCCATGGAGCTGAGTACAAGATTTGA